From one Caldithrix abyssi DSM 13497 genomic stretch:
- a CDS encoding 2-oxoacid:ferredoxin oxidoreductase subunit beta: MNNQDRVATQPLKLTAADFASKSEPRWCPGCGDYAIYAQMKKILPELGIPKEKFVFVSGIGCSSRFPYYMNTFGVHSIHGRAPTVASGIKLANPELKVFIITGDGDGLSIGGNHFIHLCRRNIDVTVILFNNRIYGLTKGQYSPTSVKGQITKSSPYGTLENPFNPVLMAMASGATFVARTIDRNPKHLAEILRRAAEHKGTSFVEVYQNCVIFNDGAFEDLYSKDTKDDRALYMEKGKPYIFGKNHDKVLKWNCSRFEAVPYDEANPPENLLIHDEKNLSAEIEFGLASLTDNPDLPTPMGIFRQVETETYEELLQKQIDFVKEKKGEGDLETLFNSGNTFIIE; the protein is encoded by the coding sequence ATGAATAATCAAGATAGAGTAGCTACCCAACCTTTAAAGTTGACGGCTGCCGACTTTGCCTCCAAATCGGAGCCCAGATGGTGCCCGGGTTGTGGAGATTACGCCATCTACGCGCAAATGAAAAAAATTCTCCCCGAACTGGGCATCCCTAAAGAAAAATTTGTCTTTGTGTCCGGTATCGGTTGCTCCAGCCGCTTCCCGTATTACATGAATACGTTCGGCGTGCACAGCATTCACGGCCGTGCGCCAACGGTAGCTTCTGGCATTAAACTGGCCAATCCGGAGCTCAAGGTCTTCATTATCACCGGCGATGGCGACGGACTGAGTATTGGCGGAAATCACTTCATCCATCTCTGTCGCAGAAATATTGACGTTACGGTCATCCTGTTCAATAACAGAATTTACGGCTTGACCAAAGGTCAATATTCGCCCACATCGGTCAAGGGACAGATTACCAAATCGTCGCCTTATGGCACTCTGGAAAATCCCTTCAATCCGGTTTTGATGGCCATGGCTTCCGGCGCAACATTTGTGGCGCGCACCATTGACCGCAATCCCAAACATCTGGCCGAAATCCTGCGCCGCGCTGCGGAACATAAAGGCACTTCGTTTGTAGAGGTGTACCAGAATTGCGTCATCTTTAACGACGGCGCTTTTGAAGACCTGTACAGTAAAGATACCAAGGATGATCGCGCCCTGTATATGGAAAAAGGCAAGCCCTACATTTTTGGCAAAAATCATGACAAGGTTTTAAAATGGAACTGCAGTCGTTTTGAAGCGGTGCCCTATGACGAAGCCAATCCTCCTGAAAACCTGCTGATTCATGATGAGAAAAATTTGAGCGCCGAAATTGAATTTGGTCTGGCCAGCCTGACCGATAACCCGGACCTGCCAACGCCAATGGGTATTTTCCGCCAGGTCGAAACCGAGACCTATGAGGAATTGCTGCAAAAACAGATCGATTTCGTAAAAGAGAAAAAAGGCGAAGGTGATTTAGAAACATTATTCAATTCTGGCAATACGTTTATTATTGAATAA
- a CDS encoding HD domain-containing phosphohydrolase, with the protein MADGTKILIVDDQPDNIETIKDILSGSQYALFSATNGKEALEVFKQINPDLVLLDAMMPVMDGFQVARVIKNNPQTQLTPIIMITALDSMQDRVKGLEAGVDDFISRPFNIFELKARIKNLLRLKEAVDDLENAEQVIFSLAKTVEAKDKYTEGHCNRLADLAQTMGRQLNLSEHDLKVLKRGGILHDIGKIAIRDAVLLKPGKLTPEEFEIIKEHPKIGVQICAPLKTLKPVLPVILYHHERYNGSGYPEGLKGEEIPLLARIIGLVDCFDSLTTKRPYRGALSITEALEICEKETAEGLWDPKLFSLFKKIITDPSKNHEILKWYY; encoded by the coding sequence ATGGCAGATGGTACCAAAATATTAATCGTCGATGATCAGCCAGATAATATAGAAACTATCAAAGATATTTTAAGCGGAAGCCAATATGCTTTGTTTTCCGCCACGAACGGCAAAGAGGCGTTGGAGGTCTTTAAACAGATTAACCCCGATCTGGTTTTGCTCGACGCCATGATGCCGGTGATGGATGGTTTTCAGGTGGCGCGCGTGATTAAAAATAATCCGCAAACCCAACTGACGCCCATCATTATGATTACCGCCCTGGATAGTATGCAAGATCGTGTTAAAGGTCTGGAAGCGGGAGTCGATGACTTCATTTCCAGGCCTTTTAATATTTTTGAACTTAAAGCGCGCATTAAAAATTTACTGCGCTTAAAAGAAGCGGTGGATGATCTGGAAAACGCCGAACAGGTCATTTTCAGTCTGGCTAAAACGGTGGAGGCTAAGGACAAATACACCGAAGGTCATTGTAACCGGCTGGCTGATCTGGCGCAGACCATGGGCCGTCAATTGAATTTATCAGAACACGACCTAAAAGTGCTCAAAAGAGGCGGCATTTTGCACGACATTGGTAAAATTGCCATCAGAGACGCCGTGCTGCTTAAACCTGGTAAACTGACCCCCGAAGAATTTGAAATCATTAAAGAACATCCTAAGATCGGCGTTCAGATTTGTGCGCCGCTTAAAACGTTGAAGCCCGTGCTGCCCGTCATTCTTTACCATCACGAACGGTACAACGGCAGCGGCTATCCCGAAGGATTAAAAGGAGAAGAAATTCCCCTGCTGGCTCGCATTATTGGATTGGTGGATTGTTTCGACTCACTGACCACCAAACGTCCCTATCGCGGGGCTCTCTCTATTACTGAGGCTTTGGAAATCTGTGAAAAAGAGACCGCAGAAGGACTATGGGATCCAAAGCTGTTTTCACTCTTTAAGAAGATAATTACGGATCCTTCCAAGAATCATGAAATCCTCAAATGGTACTACTGA
- a CDS encoding cation transporter, translating into MTIKRLKLKISGMTCEHCASSIEKSLVQAGVIEANISYLAKGGTVSIDLRKTTLDDVLAAVQSRGHYRVVDVLELNSGESSSARHLIIIGGGSAAFTAALQAHELGARVIAPEGGELIMQIAMGLKFEATVADLREMLHPYLTASEGVKLAAITFTKNLEQLSCCAT; encoded by the coding sequence ATGACGATCAAAAGATTAAAATTAAAAATTTCGGGCATGACCTGTGAACACTGCGCGAGTTCCATTGAAAAAAGTCTGGTTCAGGCGGGCGTGATCGAGGCAAACATTTCCTATCTTGCAAAAGGAGGCACGGTTTCCATTGATCTGCGCAAAACCACTTTAGACGATGTGCTTGCTGCCGTGCAGTCCAGGGGTCACTACCGGGTAGTGGATGTGCTGGAACTTAACAGCGGGGAAAGCTCTTCTGCCAGACACCTGATTATCATCGGCGGCGGTTCGGCGGCCTTTACTGCAGCGCTTCAGGCCCACGAGCTGGGAGCGCGCGTGATCGCGCCGGAAGGCGGCGAGTTAATCATGCAAATAGCCATGGGATTAAAATTTGAAGCGACGGTTGCCGACTTAAGAGAAATGCTGCATCCCTATTTAACGGCCTCGGAGGGCGTAAAGCTGGCGGCCATCACCTTTACCAAAAACTTAGAACAGCTTAGCTGTTGCGCCACCTGA
- a CDS encoding cation transporter — protein MVTIFTIVLFAIPYLANNINQSANYEGETFNSENITEIESVVLSVPGMNGASCPLTVRKSLESVKGVQKVKALYEKRLAIVDYNPGAATVKALLKATSNAGYPSTIVKNQK, from the coding sequence GTGGTTACTATTTTTACTATCGTTTTGTTTGCCATCCCGTACCTGGCCAATAATATCAACCAGAGCGCTAATTACGAAGGCGAAACGTTTAACAGTGAAAACATTACTGAAATCGAAAGCGTGGTTTTGAGCGTTCCCGGAATGAACGGCGCTTCCTGCCCATTAACGGTGCGCAAAAGCCTTGAATCTGTTAAAGGCGTGCAAAAGGTCAAAGCGCTGTATGAAAAACGGCTGGCAATTGTAGATTACAATCCCGGCGCTGCTACGGTTAAAGCGTTGCTCAAAGCCACGAGTAATGCGGGCTATCCTTCAACGATCGTAAAAAATCAAAAATAA
- the asd gene encoding aspartate-semialdehyde dehydrogenase, producing the protein MIKIEKKIAVGILGATGSVGQKFIQLLSAHPWFEINELVASDRSAGKKYNEAVNWVQDTALPPAIADKTVLDSKASLKSRILFSALDAGIAETIEKQLAAKGHIVISNARNHRFHPQVPLLIPEVNPDHLQAIFTQHFGDGHIITNPNCSTTGLVLALKPLHQRFGVRKVQVVTMQALSGAGFPGVSSLQIMDNIIPHIKNEEAKMETEPLKLLGSWNGQEFVHASMLISASCNRVPVIDGHLESVSVELEKSAGADELIAAWEEFKALPQSLQLPSAPRQVIHYFTEPDFPQPRLHRNLEGGMAVSVGRLRPCPILDYKFHVLSHNTIRGAAGGAILNAELLLAQLGEKLGLL; encoded by the coding sequence ATGATAAAAATCGAAAAGAAAATTGCGGTTGGCATTTTAGGCGCAACGGGCAGCGTGGGGCAAAAATTCATTCAGCTATTGTCCGCGCATCCCTGGTTTGAAATCAACGAACTGGTGGCCTCTGACCGCTCTGCCGGAAAGAAATACAATGAAGCCGTAAACTGGGTGCAGGACACAGCGCTGCCGCCGGCCATTGCAGATAAAACGGTTTTAGACAGCAAGGCTTCGTTAAAATCACGCATCCTCTTTTCGGCGCTGGATGCCGGCATTGCGGAAACCATCGAAAAGCAACTGGCCGCAAAAGGCCACATCGTCATTTCCAACGCCCGCAACCATCGTTTTCATCCACAGGTACCGTTGTTAATCCCGGAAGTCAATCCCGATCATTTGCAGGCGATTTTTACTCAGCATTTCGGAGATGGACATATTATTACCAATCCCAATTGCTCCACTACCGGCCTGGTGCTGGCGCTTAAACCGTTACACCAGCGATTTGGCGTGCGCAAAGTTCAGGTTGTTACCATGCAGGCCCTTTCCGGCGCCGGCTTCCCTGGCGTTTCTTCTTTACAAATCATGGACAATATCATTCCCCATATCAAAAATGAAGAAGCCAAGATGGAAACGGAGCCGCTGAAGCTTCTGGGAAGCTGGAACGGCCAGGAATTCGTTCACGCCTCTATGCTCATCAGCGCCAGTTGCAACCGCGTGCCGGTCATCGACGGCCATCTGGAAAGCGTTTCTGTTGAGCTGGAAAAGTCGGCTGGAGCAGACGAACTGATTGCCGCGTGGGAAGAATTTAAAGCTTTGCCTCAGTCACTACAATTGCCCTCCGCCCCCAGACAGGTGATCCATTATTTTACAGAGCCCGATTTTCCTCAGCCGCGTTTACACCGCAATTTAGAGGGCGGTATGGCGGTTAGCGTCGGTCGATTGCGTCCCTGCCCCATTCTGGATTACAAATTCCACGTGTTGTCGCACAACACCATTCGCGGCGCTGCCGGCGGAGCGATTTTAAACGCAGAATTACTTCTGGCACAACTTGGAGAAAAACTGGGCTTGCTTTAG
- a CDS encoding S46 family peptidase — translation MKQVFIFTLLLLTFSFGLKADEGMWLLNQLNQLGLEEKGLQMEEAEIYSPGEISLANAVVNLGRASAELVSSDGLILTNHHVAFGAVQRASTGGTDYLTNGFLAKTRDEEIPAPGYVARILLEMKDVTADVLKGMDQINDPVKRMRAIERRIKEMEEAVEQEREDYDARIASMFSGKQYILFKYQRFEDVRMVFIPPRAIGNYGGDVDNWMWPRHTGDFSFLRIYMSPDGRGAKYSEDNVPFQPKRWIKIAQEPLKAGDFTFIIGFPGRTNRYSTSFYVDFYQNKYYPLLINEFQDVINMLDEIGKQSKELQIKAVGTTKWLNNSLKNYQGNLEGMQRIKLLQQKKALEEKVQEFISSDENLKRQYGDLLNRFEQEFQKSIRSYDRDFFLSYFRFLAGTIPSVANSIYGVAYERAKPAEEREPSFSEKDVQRSIQRLQYRYMSFAPEIDKALLKRMLLKFKNFPPEQRIQGLDFIFTDYKSIDDFLEHAYASTRLTDVDYARSLFSKSLEELNQMDDPFIRMARALQPEFDKIRKEKEENKALMQELSKQWIEVLMAYEKRPFYPDANGTIRFTYGNVAGYTPRDAVWYKPFTTLTGVMEKETGEWPFIVPEKLKELYAKKDYGQWIDPELKDVPVAFLNECDITGGNSGSPVFNAKGELVGIAFDGNWEALTGDWQFADGIQRAINVYIRYVLFITEKFAGANHILQEMGIK, via the coding sequence ATGAAGCAGGTGTTCATTTTTACTTTACTACTCTTAACTTTTTCCTTTGGCCTGAAGGCTGATGAAGGCATGTGGTTGTTGAATCAGCTAAACCAGTTAGGGCTAGAGGAAAAAGGGCTGCAAATGGAGGAGGCCGAGATTTACAGCCCGGGAGAAATTTCTCTGGCCAATGCGGTGGTAAATTTGGGCAGAGCCTCGGCTGAATTGGTTTCGTCAGACGGATTGATATTAACCAACCACCACGTTGCTTTTGGCGCCGTGCAGCGCGCTTCTACCGGGGGAACCGATTATCTGACCAACGGCTTTTTAGCTAAAACGCGTGATGAAGAAATTCCTGCGCCGGGCTATGTGGCCCGCATTTTGCTGGAAATGAAAGATGTAACCGCCGATGTTTTAAAAGGCATGGATCAGATCAACGATCCGGTTAAACGCATGCGCGCCATCGAAAGACGCATTAAAGAGATGGAAGAGGCGGTTGAACAGGAACGGGAAGATTATGATGCGCGCATTGCTTCCATGTTTTCTGGCAAACAATACATTCTTTTTAAGTATCAGAGATTTGAAGATGTTCGCATGGTTTTTATCCCGCCGCGGGCCATCGGTAACTACGGCGGCGATGTGGACAACTGGATGTGGCCGCGGCATACGGGTGATTTTTCCTTTTTACGCATCTACATGTCGCCCGATGGCAGGGGCGCCAAATATTCAGAAGATAACGTGCCCTTCCAACCCAAACGCTGGATTAAAATTGCTCAGGAACCATTAAAAGCGGGGGATTTTACTTTTATTATTGGATTTCCGGGGCGTACCAACCGCTATTCAACTTCTTTTTACGTCGATTTTTACCAGAACAAATACTATCCGCTGCTCATCAATGAATTCCAGGATGTCATTAACATGCTCGATGAGATAGGCAAACAATCGAAAGAGCTGCAAATTAAAGCCGTGGGAACGACCAAATGGTTAAATAACAGCCTTAAGAACTATCAGGGCAATCTGGAAGGCATGCAGCGGATTAAGCTTTTACAACAGAAAAAAGCGCTGGAAGAAAAAGTGCAGGAATTCATTTCCAGCGACGAAAACTTAAAACGCCAATACGGCGATCTGCTCAACCGGTTTGAGCAGGAATTCCAGAAATCCATTCGTTCTTATGATAGAGATTTCTTTTTAAGTTATTTTCGTTTTTTGGCGGGCACCATTCCGTCCGTCGCCAATAGCATTTACGGCGTGGCTTACGAGCGGGCAAAGCCGGCCGAAGAACGAGAGCCGTCATTTTCGGAAAAAGATGTTCAACGCTCGATTCAGCGTTTGCAATATCGCTACATGAGCTTCGCTCCGGAAATCGATAAAGCCTTGCTAAAACGCATGTTGCTCAAATTCAAAAACTTTCCGCCTGAACAACGTATTCAAGGGCTGGATTTCATTTTTACCGATTACAAATCGATCGATGATTTTTTAGAGCATGCTTACGCCAGCACCAGATTAACGGATGTGGATTATGCCCGTTCGCTATTTTCCAAATCGCTGGAAGAACTGAATCAGATGGACGATCCTTTCATACGCATGGCGCGCGCTTTGCAGCCGGAGTTCGATAAAATCCGCAAAGAAAAAGAAGAAAACAAAGCCCTGATGCAGGAACTGAGCAAACAATGGATCGAAGTTTTAATGGCTTATGAAAAGCGTCCTTTTTATCCGGATGCCAATGGAACCATTCGCTTTACTTATGGCAATGTGGCCGGTTACACACCGCGCGACGCCGTGTGGTACAAACCGTTTACCACATTGACCGGCGTAATGGAAAAAGAAACCGGCGAATGGCCGTTTATTGTTCCGGAAAAGTTGAAAGAACTGTACGCAAAAAAAGATTATGGGCAGTGGATCGATCCTGAACTGAAAGATGTTCCCGTGGCTTTTTTGAATGAGTGCGACATCACAGGCGGCAATTCCGGCAGCCCGGTGTTTAACGCTAAAGGCGAATTAGTGGGCATTGCTTTTGACGGCAACTGGGAAGCCTTAACCGGCGACTGGCAATTTGCCGACGGCATTCAACGGGCGATCAATGTGTATATTCGCTATGTTCTGTTTATTACTGAAAAATTTGCCGGCGCAAATCATATTTTACAGGAAATGGGCATTAAATAA
- the folB gene encoding dihydroneopterin aldolase, whose amino-acid sequence MIRLKNMIFYAHHGYYEAERELGQKFEVDMEIQCDFKEAASSDDLKRTIDYRKIYKIAKDIFENSKFKLIETVAERIAEKVLEMPGIQNILIRVRKPHVPLNGLLDYVEIEIFREK is encoded by the coding sequence GTGATTCGCTTAAAGAACATGATCTTCTACGCCCATCACGGCTATTATGAAGCCGAGCGAGAGTTGGGCCAGAAGTTCGAAGTGGATATGGAAATTCAATGCGATTTCAAGGAGGCCGCCTCTTCCGATGACCTTAAAAGGACGATCGATTATCGAAAGATTTATAAAATTGCCAAAGACATTTTTGAAAATTCGAAGTTTAAATTGATCGAAACCGTTGCCGAACGCATTGCCGAAAAAGTGCTGGAGATGCCCGGCATCCAGAATATTCTCATCCGCGTGCGCAAACCGCATGTTCCGTTGAACGGTTTGCTGGATTATGTGGAAATCGAAATTTTCAGGGAAAAATGA
- the folK gene encoding 2-amino-4-hydroxy-6-hydroxymethyldihydropteridine diphosphokinase: MRYFVGLGSNMGDRLQNLKKARDVLQKIGAIERQSPVFKTPPWGNRHQNDFFNAVIQLQCHMQPFRFLRKLKQFETQLGRVKSERWGPRVIDLDVLEWEGPVVQSDILNIPHPLLQSRDFVLVPLSHIAPDFKFRSGKTITEAVASLDQVEACQLLIENW; this comes from the coding sequence ATGCGTTATTTTGTCGGCCTGGGGAGCAATATGGGCGATCGGTTACAAAATTTAAAAAAAGCGCGCGATGTTTTGCAAAAGATTGGCGCGATCGAAAGACAATCGCCTGTGTTTAAAACGCCTCCCTGGGGCAACAGGCATCAGAACGATTTTTTTAACGCGGTGATTCAATTACAATGCCACATGCAGCCGTTTCGATTTTTGCGTAAATTAAAGCAGTTCGAAACCCAACTGGGCAGGGTAAAAAGCGAACGCTGGGGGCCGCGGGTCATCGATCTTGACGTGCTGGAATGGGAGGGGCCGGTCGTTCAAAGCGACATATTGAACATTCCACATCCGTTGCTGCAGAGCCGCGATTTTGTTCTTGTGCCCCTGTCGCACATTGCGCCGGATTTTAAATTTAGATCGGGTAAAACGATAACCGAGGCCGTTGCGTCTCTGGATCAGGTTGAAGCTTGTCAATTATTGATAGAGAACTGGTAA
- a CDS encoding deoxynucleoside kinase has product MSLKNLHYIAVEGVIGAGKTTLADMLAKTLGAHLILEEFEENPFLEDFYRDPEHYAFQTQIFFLLSRFRQLQELRQVDLFRQKVVSDYIFEKDRIFATLNLSEKEMKLYDGIARLIEKEVPRPDLVIYLQASTQHLMENIRKRGRPYEKNIEYEYIDALNELYNRFFFHYTRTPLLVINTDEIDFKHNEDDYRDILVQINQHTGGTRYYVPKKAR; this is encoded by the coding sequence ATGTCTTTAAAAAATTTACACTACATTGCGGTAGAAGGGGTGATCGGCGCCGGTAAAACAACCCTGGCCGACATGCTGGCCAAAACGCTGGGCGCGCATCTTATCCTCGAAGAGTTCGAAGAAAATCCTTTTTTAGAAGATTTTTACCGCGATCCGGAGCACTACGCCTTTCAGACGCAAATTTTCTTTTTGCTCAGTCGTTTTCGACAGTTGCAGGAGTTGCGCCAGGTAGACCTCTTTCGTCAAAAGGTAGTCAGCGATTACATTTTTGAAAAAGACCGCATCTTTGCCACCCTCAATCTCTCAGAAAAAGAGATGAAGTTGTACGACGGAATAGCCCGCTTAATCGAAAAAGAAGTCCCCCGTCCTGACCTGGTAATCTATTTGCAGGCTTCAACTCAGCATTTGATGGAAAACATCAGAAAACGCGGCCGGCCCTACGAAAAAAACATCGAGTACGAGTACATCGACGCTCTGAATGAGCTGTATAATCGTTTCTTTTTTCATTACACGCGCACGCCTTTGCTGGTTATTAACACCGATGAAATTGACTTTAAACATAATGAAGACGACTACCGGGACATCCTGGTGCAGATTAACCAGCACACAGGCGGCACCAGATATTATGTGCCAAAAAAAGCAAGGTGA
- a CDS encoding HD-GYP domain-containing protein — MKNSTEIKKTDHAEPEVSRLKQEVERLSALLEISDYLASTLDLDELLLRVMEVTRKQLNAERCTVFLIDFERDELWSKIAMGVQEEIRFSLDKGIAGHVARTGEILNIKDAYADPRFNPEVDKKTGYRTRNLLTMPMRNKKNEIIGVFQVLNKKEGSFTAEDIELLKAISSIAATAIENASLYDELNQSFVSFVETLSITLDARDYITSGHSRRVTLYSVQVARLMRLPKKEIELIRYAALLHDIGKLGIPEIVLFKNKKLTEEEYNIIKRHAVLSKSILSKIRFQRHLKEIPQIAAAHHEKIDGSGYPQGLRGDEIPRGGKILALCDVFDALTSRRQYKDRMDIVEVMDILERETGRSFEPFVVYHFKNITLNVLIEILEFGHKEDFKAQDLELLRNYTLKDLIRIRKQGAENDEEFQVAEIFMYYYQRKYRGE, encoded by the coding sequence TTGAAGAACTCGACGGAGATAAAAAAGACTGACCATGCGGAACCTGAGGTTTCGCGTCTTAAGCAAGAAGTCGAACGTCTGTCAGCGCTTCTCGAGATTTCCGACTATCTAGCCAGCACGCTTGATCTTGACGAGCTATTGCTCCGCGTAATGGAAGTAACCCGCAAACAACTGAACGCCGAACGTTGTACGGTTTTTTTAATCGATTTCGAACGAGATGAGTTGTGGTCTAAAATTGCCATGGGCGTACAGGAGGAGATCCGTTTCTCCTTAGATAAGGGCATTGCCGGCCACGTTGCCCGGACGGGTGAAATTTTGAATATTAAAGACGCTTACGCCGATCCGCGCTTTAATCCCGAAGTGGACAAAAAAACAGGGTATCGGACGCGCAATCTTTTAACCATGCCCATGCGCAATAAAAAGAATGAAATCATCGGCGTGTTTCAGGTTCTGAATAAAAAGGAAGGCTCTTTTACCGCAGAAGACATCGAACTTCTCAAAGCCATCTCTTCTATTGCCGCAACGGCCATCGAAAACGCCAGCCTTTACGATGAACTGAACCAATCATTTGTCAGTTTTGTGGAAACGTTGTCGATTACGCTTGACGCCCGCGACTACATTACCTCCGGACACTCCCGGCGCGTCACGCTTTATTCAGTGCAGGTAGCGCGTTTAATGCGGCTTCCTAAAAAGGAGATCGAATTAATTCGTTACGCCGCGCTTTTGCACGATATCGGAAAATTGGGCATTCCGGAAATAGTCCTGTTTAAAAATAAAAAACTTACCGAAGAAGAGTACAACATTATTAAACGTCATGCAGTGTTAAGCAAAAGCATTCTCTCTAAAATTCGCTTTCAGCGTCATTTAAAAGAAATCCCGCAAATTGCCGCCGCCCATCATGAAAAAATCGATGGCAGCGGCTATCCTCAGGGCCTCAGGGGCGATGAAATCCCCCGCGGCGGTAAAATACTGGCTTTGTGCGATGTGTTCGACGCCCTGACTTCCCGTCGCCAGTACAAAGACCGCATGGATATTGTTGAAGTAATGGACATTCTGGAAAGAGAAACCGGCCGCTCGTTTGAGCCGTTTGTGGTTTACCATTTCAAAAATATTACTTTAAACGTGCTGATTGAAATCCTGGAGTTCGGCCACAAAGAAGATTTTAAAGCGCAAGATCTGGAGCTTTTACGCAATTACACGCTTAAAGATTTGATTCGAATCCGCAAACAGGGCGCGGAAAACGATGAAGAATTTCAGGTCGCAGAAATTTTTATGTATTACTACCAACGAAAGTATCGTGGGGAGTAA
- a CDS encoding phosphatase PAP2 family protein, whose amino-acid sequence MKRIFNLRLEEFLALLFFIPSLLITIKANLYFIEAGMNIPRRYYGGLTRLAVTLALMIAFYYFVKYRPLWKYTWWLREVMPFLFCIAIYTNMHDTIGFVNPHDVHDTLIRIEQWLFGVQPVLWAQQFYHPWLTDYFSISYMNYFIIAVVVVLYLLVKNRPLEMRKVLIGTILSFYFGYFLYILFPAAPPRLTLATEFTRDFSGGFITHMQNKLINLNPSSSRAAFPSLHCAVTLISLMYAFKYSKKLFFVLLVPGISLVLATVYLRHHYVVDIIAGFALAIFTYFVAPHIDSWWNNLRRKYATVDDRLLQLQEQEFTPHDTFVGSNT is encoded by the coding sequence ATGAAAAGGATTTTCAATTTAAGATTAGAAGAATTTCTGGCGTTGTTATTTTTTATTCCGTCTTTACTGATAACCATAAAAGCCAATCTGTATTTTATTGAAGCGGGAATGAATATTCCTCGCCGATACTACGGAGGCTTAACTCGTCTGGCCGTGACGCTCGCTTTAATGATCGCTTTTTACTATTTTGTAAAGTACCGACCTTTATGGAAATACACCTGGTGGCTGCGCGAAGTAATGCCTTTTTTGTTTTGTATCGCCATTTACACCAACATGCACGACACCATCGGCTTTGTGAATCCCCATGATGTTCACGATACGCTTATTCGCATTGAACAGTGGCTATTTGGCGTGCAACCTGTGTTGTGGGCGCAACAATTCTACCATCCCTGGTTAACAGACTACTTTAGCATAAGTTACATGAACTATTTTATCATTGCCGTGGTGGTGGTTCTTTATCTTTTAGTCAAAAACAGGCCGCTGGAGATGCGTAAAGTTTTAATCGGTACCATCCTCAGTTTTTATTTCGGGTATTTTTTGTACATCCTTTTTCCTGCTGCGCCGCCCCGCTTAACGTTGGCCACTGAGTTTACGCGTGATTTCAGCGGAGGCTTTATCACGCACATGCAGAATAAACTGATCAATCTAAATCCATCTTCTTCCCGGGCGGCCTTTCCCAGCTTACACTGCGCGGTAACCTTAATCAGTTTGATGTATGCTTTTAAGTACAGTAAAAAGCTCTTTTTTGTGCTATTGGTTCCGGGAATCAGTCTGGTGCTGGCAACGGTCTATTTGCGCCATCATTACGTGGTGGATATTATTGCGGGCTTTGCCCTGGCCATTTTTACCTACTTTGTAGCCCCACACATTGACAGCTGGTGGAATAATCTACGCCGCAAATACGCCACAGTAGATGACAGACTCCTTCAGTTGCAGGAACAAGAGTTTACTCCCCACGATACTTTCGTTGGTAGTAATACATAA